The genomic interval TGCTCCCAAGAGAGGCCCCAGGTGAGGGAGGAGGAGGCTTGCAATCTGGGCCGAGCCCTACATGAGTGTGCCTCTGCCCAtttgggctgggctgggctgggctgggctgcctGGCTTCTGCAATCCCTGGTGTTCACCCCCCAGTCAAACTGCTTGCCCAACCATCCATGATCTCATGTCATAGATGGGCCTTAAGAGGTAGCTGGGGAGGCCAGGAGGACTGGCATCATTTCAGCGTCGCCAGCCCAGATGGCTAGTCAAAGGCCAGGCCTAGAGTCCTTGGGCCCTGGCATCTCTCTAGGGCTCACTCTGTGCCGAGTGCTTTACAAAGGTCCCCTCCTTTGGCCCTCGCGGCGACCCTGGGAGCGTAAGCGCTATTGTTATCCCCgccttatagatgaggaaactgaggcagacagaggggaagtgacttgcctaggctcacacagctagtttgaggctggatttgacctcaggccTTCCCCTGCACTTGGTTGCTTCTCCCCTACCAAAGCCATGGCCTCTgaccctctcctttcccttctccggGTCCCTTCCAGTTGACTATGACAATTACTATGAAGAGAGCTACTCGACTACCAAGACTTATCGGGAGGCTGATGATGATGCAGCCGCCCCGTTTGCCAAGGCCAGGACCAGCCTCCAGGATCCCCTGCCACCCACAAGTTTCAGCAGCGACAGTCCCAAGAAGCCCACCTACCACCTGCGCCAGCGAGTAAGTGCCGCCACAGCCAGCTACTGAAAGGCAACTTAGATGCGGGAGATGGGCATGGCCTTTAGCGGGTTGCTTAGGGCGCTGAGGCGGCATTGCCCCGGGTGTCGGAGGTTTTCCTTGTTCCCAGGCTGCCTTATGCTAAAGGTGTCAAACTCAGGCCTGCAGGTAGCCAGCAAGACTCTCAAGTGGCTTCTGAAGGAGATGACACTGTCCCTGGGAGCCTTGAACAGAAGGGATGAGGAGACGGGCCCCCTAGACAGTGTGGATTTGTGCTTTTCTCAGGCAGGCAGGGCTGCAGCAGGAATCCACCGGCCAGTCTGGCCCTGCTGCTCTACCCCTTGCCCCCTCTCTAATAATAACAGGAATGGCTGTGCCAAGGAGCCGATTGAGTTTGCCACGTGACACCGTGCAGAGCAGAGTCTTTTTTTAGCCAGAGTTCCCCAGAGGGCTCTTGAGACGGGCCTTCCCCCTCATTGCCACTGCCCCCTTCCCCTGGGTAGCCTGTGGGCAGGGAGCGGGGGCTGCTGTCACAGGGTCCTCCCTCTAGCCCCAGCTCTAGGACGAATTTCCTCCTTGGTAGTCAAAAGCTTTCTCAGCTGTCCTAAAACAGGGGAGCCTCCGGGTAGGAGGGACTCGCCTGGCTTAGGAAGGAGAAAGGACTCCCCGAGTTGCCCCATAAGCCTGGATTGGAACCCACTTCCAGGAAGTGCTCTTTGCTGTGTACCTCCCCACCTCTGGGTGCCTCAAGCCACTCATCCCCAGGACTGAAGGCTCACTGGGGGGACAGGGAGGTTCTCCCAAGTTCGTCAAGGGCTGGCCGAGGCCTCGCCTTTCTTTAGCTGACTTCCAGCCTGACTAGGGAAGGAGTCTGAGACCGAGGCTCCAGCCTACACCCAAGACAGCTGGCCCTGGGAAGCAGGATGGGCATGCCAAGGAGATGGCTGATGGAGGCCAGGGCTGTCGGGCCTTTCCCCATTCATTCCCTGCATCTCGTTGTGGGGCAGGGACCATTCTGCTTCCTGTCCGCCTGACCAGGGCTGGGGCTGGGCGTGGGGGACCCCGTGTTCCTGGGGGGTGGAGGCTCAGAGGTAGCCTCGGCACAGAAATGCCATCCGCCTCCTTATTTGTACAGGACTTGAGGCAGCTGCAgactggtgggggggggggagggacgATGACTTCGGAGAGAGAGGGAGTCGGGCTGTGGGGGCGGGGCACcagttcccccacccccacaagcaACAGGCCAGCAATTGCTGGTTACCTGATAGGTCTGACCCAGAGGCAGCTGGTCCTCTGTGGAACAGGGCAGCATGGGTGGGCGGCCTCAGGGAATCGCCGTCTGATCGTCATCTCCCTGGTGCCAGGGAGACTGACCCTGCCTTACTTCTCTGTTACAGATAAGAGAGAACTTTCTCTACCCCTT from Gracilinanus agilis isolate LMUSP501 unplaced genomic scaffold, AgileGrace unplaced_scaffold732, whole genome shotgun sequence carries:
- the EMD gene encoding emerin, translated to STRKLYEKKIYEYESQRTKFPAAGAVGSSYTCGDNYGNQDYPRQDEEEDLEEVDYDNYYEESYSTTKTYREADDDAAAPFAKARTSLQDPLPPTSFSSDSPKKPTYHLRQRIRENFLYPLSQEEDVDR